The Rhodothermales bacterium genome includes the window AGCGAAGCCAATTTCCTCAATTCGAGCAGTGGCCAGACATACATGGCGAGCGCCATATACCGCGCCATTCGTGATTTCAAGGTGAGCTACGAGCGCGAACTGAACCTCGTGTCGTCTACTCAGTAGACCCTGCTCCGGAATGTGCATGGTCGTCGATGGTGTCGGTTCCATCCCAGGAGGCAGAACCTCGCGCGACATCCCGTCCCAGTCTGTATTTTGTCTTCGAACGCCCCACTTGATTCGAGATCAGAACCAATGAGAAGTCCCATCACGCGTGGTCGAGCCCTGGTGCTGACCGCCGCAACATTCGTGCTTGTTTCCCTGACGGGCTGCGACACGGCCGCCACCGACACCATCGTTCTGGGCGATGTCAGAGTCGATTTCGAATTTGAGTTCGATGGCGGAAGCCTGACCGTCGGACAGCCGTCGGACGTATCGTCCAACGCTTCTTTCAACATCGGACCGCAGTTGTCGTCTCTGGGTGGTTTCACGCTGGCAGAGGTCGTGTCAGGTCGCCTCACCGTAGCAAGCATCGAGCTGGTTACACCGACATTTGTAGGCAGCGGAATCGACCTCCGAGCATTCAACGAGGTAGTCCTTCAGCTACGACGTGAAACGACCGTGCGAGAGGTGGCTTCGCGCCGTGGGTTCACTAGTGACGAACCGGCCGCTCTGAATGTAATCCAGAATCGCGACGTGTCGACGATCCTTAAGGCGGGGAGTTTCGACGCCGTGCTTCAGGTCGATGCAGCCGCTCTGGACGCGACGAAGGATTACAGTCTGGAGGTCGTGATGACCCTGTCGGTCGAAGTGGAAGGCGTCTAGCGACAGGCGACGCAGGCAATCTCTACGCGTGCGCCACGAGGCAGCCCGGCGACCTGAACCGTTTCGCGCGCCGGCGGCTCCTCACTGAAATAGCGTGCATACACGTCGTTGACCACGGCGTAGTCGTTGATATCCTGCAGATAAACCGTGCAGTGCACCACGTGCTCGTAGGACATGCTGGCCGCCTTGAGAACGGCTCCGAGATTCTGAAGCACCTGCTCCGCCTCACCCTCCAACGTCTCGGAGACGAGATGGGAAGTCTCCGGGTCAATCGCGATCTGACCTGAGCAATACAGTGTATCCTTGATCAGGACCGCCTGGCTGTAGGGACCTATCGCGGCGGGAGCACTGTGAGTGCGGACGTATGTCCGTGCCGAAGGCTTTGAGGACCGAACTGTGTTCATGAGGGTGAGATCGAATTAGCAGGATTTCGGGCTTAAAACGCACAAGCCGCTGGAACGACCCCGAGTGTGTCGGGACTTCAAAATTGGCGCGCACCTTCGCAGGTTACAAGCGAATATTGTCTTAAGACGGTGATCACGGTTCTGCCGCGCCAATCTGCAGGGGCAACACGTGCCTGGAACGGCGACGGTATGGCGTCGTTCGAATCAACTGGTTGTAACGAGTCCGAATCAAGCAAAATGAGCACGCACGGTCGGGTACTGGTCGCTATGAGCGGAGGAGTAGACTCGTCCGTTGCAGCCGTCATGCTTTCCGAGCAGGGCTACGAGGTGATCGGTATCACCATGAAGACGTGGGACTATGCGTCGACCGGTCCGTCCAACGGCAAACAGATCGGATGCTGTACGCTCGAGTCGATGAACGATGCGCGAAGTGTAGCACTCAAATACGGATTTACGCACTTCATCATTGATATTCGTGAGGAGTTCGGTGATTGGGTCATTGACCGATTTACGGACGAGTACATGGCAGGGCGGACGCCGAATCCCTGTGTGCTATGCAATACGCACATCAAGTGGGCCGCTCTTCTCAAGCGGGCCGACGCGCTAGGTTGTGACGCTATTGCTACGGGGCACTACGCGCGGGTACGGCACGATGATGTGAGCGGCCGTCACGTCTTGATGAAAGGACTCGACGACAATAAGGATCAGAGCTACGCACTCTGGGGAGTCGACCAGGCACACTTCGCCCGAACAATCCTGCCGCTGGGCACGCACTCAAAGCCCGAGATCCGGCGAAT containing:
- a CDS encoding N-acetylmuramoyl-L-alanine amidase yields the protein SEANFLNSSSGQTYMASAIYRAIRDFKVSYERELNLVSSTQ
- a CDS encoding RidA family protein, with the protein product MNTVRSSKPSARTYVRTHSAPAAIGPYSQAVLIKDTLYCSGQIAIDPETSHLVSETLEGEAEQVLQNLGAVLKAASMSYEHVVHCTVYLQDINDYAVVNDVYARYFSEEPPARETVQVAGLPRGARVEIACVACR